The following coding sequences are from one Eleginops maclovinus isolate JMC-PN-2008 ecotype Puerto Natales chromosome 11, JC_Emac_rtc_rv5, whole genome shotgun sequence window:
- the cldn2 gene encoding claudin-2 produces the protein MASAALELMGFFLGLLGLLGTTVATVLPYWQISAHIGSNIVTAVANMRGLWMECVFQSTGAFQCETYNSMLALPSNLQASRALMVISVVLSVLAIAMASLGMQCTLCLEGSGAVKSRVAGASGGLFLAAGFMSLIPVAWTTHEVVQTFYQPNVPTSMKFELGECLYVGLASSLISMLGGAMLCVTCCEVQAGGRGRRLGGGYPYPGVPGPGARTTSQTYHNPSMQMGGGNAASRLRTTSHSSQSSAHAAQGNKKPTAAGYDITGYV, from the coding sequence ATGGCGTCGGCGGCTCTGGAGCTGATGGGGTTCTTCCTGGGTCTGCTGGGCCTGCTGGGAACCACTGTGGCCACGGTGCTCCCGTACTGGCAGATCTCGGCGCACATCGGCTCCAACATCGTGACGGCGGTGGCCAACATGCGGGGCCTGTGGATGGAGTGCGTGTTCCAGAGCACGGGGGCCTTCCAGTGCGAGACCTACAACTCCATGCTGGCCCTGCCCTCCAACCTGCAGGCATCCCGCGCCCTCATGGTCATCTCCGTGGTGCTGTCCGTCCTGGCGATAGCCATGGCCTCCCTGGGGATGCAGTGCACGCTCTGCCTGGAGGGCTCCGGTGCCGTGAAGAGTCGAGTTGCAGGCGCCAGCGGGGGGTTGTTCCTGGCTGCCGGCTTCATGTCACTCATCCCGGTGGCGTGGACCACCCATGAAGTGGTCCAGACCTTCTACCAGCCCAACGTGCCCACCAGCATGAAGTTCGAGCTGGGGGAGTGTCTGTACGTGGGTTTGgcctcctctctcatctccaTGCTGGGCGGGGCCATGCTGTGCGTGACGTGCTGCGAGGTGCAGGCCGGCGGCAGAGGGCGGCGGCTTGGGGGAGGGTACCCGTATCCTGGGGTGCCGGGACCTGGGGCACGGACGACATCACAGACCTACCACAACCCCAGCATGCAGATGGGGGGCGGGAACGCTGCCAGCAGGCTCCGCACGACCAGCCACAGCTCGCAGTCCAGCGCACACGCAGCGCAGGGAAACAAGAAGCCCACCGCGGCAGGATATGACATCACAGGATACGTGTGA